The following are encoded together in the Rhizobium sp. SSA_523 genome:
- a CDS encoding RraA family protein translates to MTELRIGAMPVAPAKDVIDALQQIETASVGHLRHTGFMSHAIQAITPQQQVRAGVAVTLAIPAMCSTLLHYALGQVRPGDILVIDRLGDSRHACLGGAVARAARMAGLAGVVIDGPCTDVAEILAEGLPVWCRGVSSVTTRQLDLGGTFNRPIACGGVPVLPGDIVLADASGVVVLPADEAAEIAAICIAREARVARTMQRLLDGEKLGDITRAVDKVNARLKPGATEGPQK, encoded by the coding sequence ATGACTGAACTACGGATCGGTGCGATGCCGGTTGCCCCTGCGAAGGACGTTATCGATGCGTTGCAGCAGATCGAGACAGCCAGTGTCGGGCATCTGCGTCACACCGGCTTCATGAGCCACGCGATACAGGCGATCACGCCGCAACAGCAGGTGCGAGCCGGTGTCGCGGTCACGCTTGCCATCCCGGCCATGTGTTCGACTTTGCTGCATTATGCGCTGGGCCAGGTGCGGCCCGGTGATATTCTGGTGATAGACCGGTTGGGCGACAGCCGGCATGCCTGCCTTGGCGGAGCTGTTGCGAGGGCGGCGCGCATGGCGGGCCTTGCCGGGGTCGTTATCGATGGCCCGTGCACCGATGTCGCGGAAATTCTCGCCGAAGGCCTTCCCGTCTGGTGCCGTGGTGTCTCCTCGGTCACCACCCGTCAGCTCGATCTCGGAGGCACGTTCAATCGCCCGATCGCCTGCGGCGGCGTGCCTGTCCTGCCGGGCGATATCGTGCTGGCAGACGCCTCGGGTGTGGTGGTGCTGCCGGCTGATGAGGCGGCGGAGATTGCTGCGATCTGCATTGCCCGCGAGGCACGCGTTGCCCGCACCATGCAGCGGCTGCTCGACGGCGAAAAGCTTGGCGATATCACCCGCGCGGTAGACAAGGTGAATGCGCGTCTCAAGCCCGGCGCAACGGAAGGACCGCAGAAATGA
- a CDS encoding ABC transporter substrate-binding protein, whose amino-acid sequence MSLSKPALRALWASAALALPGLALANTLNVQITADIRSSQPGINRDAGTDSVILNVVEGLVAAGEKGEIHPMLAKEWTVSDDGKTYTFTLRDGVTFHNGETMTAADVQWSLEKLIRDPEFSCKTFFDGSRDAKVESIEAKDAHTVVVRLDRPDAMFLNYMAQAQCGSTGIVHRSSFGEDGKWKAPIATGPFQFGEWKRGEGLTLTKFAKYAISGEKPDGYGGRKEVLVDEVKYVVVPDTATAVAGLKSGALDVLPYLPPGEAAKLSGEKDFTIVAAPHGGLVTMLFQTADPLMSNVDMRQAIIAALDTAQIVESVTYGLGVPNNSLVASGSLYHTAAHDKGYTYDPAAAKALLDKAGYKGEKINILTNRRSAINYDTAIIAQAMLQAAGMNAEIEVLEWASQLDRFNSGKYQIMAFNYSNRSDPALAYQTVVGSKAKKPNTVWDDPEVSTLVNQALQETDQARRQAIFDDLHARFLAQAPLVMLANGLDVGVSGPKVKGYRTWQGFARFWGVEKSQ is encoded by the coding sequence ATGTCACTATCGAAACCGGCCTTGCGCGCACTATGGGCATCTGCGGCTCTGGCTCTTCCCGGACTGGCTCTGGCCAATACCCTGAACGTGCAGATCACCGCGGATATCAGAAGTTCCCAGCCGGGGATAAACCGAGACGCCGGCACGGATTCCGTCATCCTCAACGTCGTTGAAGGTCTGGTTGCGGCCGGCGAAAAGGGTGAAATCCACCCGATGCTGGCCAAGGAATGGACGGTGTCCGACGACGGCAAGACCTATACATTCACCCTGCGCGACGGCGTCACTTTTCACAATGGCGAGACGATGACAGCCGCCGATGTGCAATGGAGTCTTGAAAAGCTCATTCGTGACCCGGAGTTCAGCTGCAAGACCTTCTTTGATGGCAGCCGTGACGCGAAAGTGGAATCAATCGAGGCGAAGGACGCCCATACGGTTGTCGTGAGGCTGGATCGTCCGGATGCGATGTTCCTGAACTACATGGCGCAGGCGCAGTGCGGTTCCACCGGCATCGTGCATCGTTCCTCTTTCGGAGAAGATGGCAAGTGGAAGGCGCCCATTGCTACCGGCCCGTTCCAATTCGGGGAATGGAAGCGCGGAGAAGGACTGACGCTGACGAAGTTCGCCAAATATGCCATCTCAGGGGAGAAGCCTGATGGTTACGGCGGACGCAAGGAGGTTCTTGTCGATGAGGTGAAATATGTTGTGGTGCCGGACACCGCAACGGCGGTGGCTGGCCTGAAGAGCGGTGCGCTCGATGTTCTGCCCTATCTGCCGCCGGGTGAGGCGGCCAAGCTGAGCGGCGAGAAAGACTTCACTATCGTTGCGGCTCCGCATGGTGGTCTCGTGACCATGCTGTTCCAGACGGCCGATCCGCTGATGTCCAATGTGGACATGCGCCAGGCCATCATCGCCGCACTGGATACGGCGCAGATCGTCGAGTCGGTAACCTATGGGCTGGGTGTTCCCAACAATTCGCTTGTTGCGTCCGGCTCTCTGTATCACACGGCTGCGCATGACAAGGGTTACACCTATGATCCGGCGGCCGCCAAGGCCTTGTTGGACAAGGCCGGTTACAAGGGCGAGAAGATCAATATTCTCACCAATCGCCGCTCGGCCATCAATTACGATACTGCGATCATCGCACAGGCCATGCTGCAGGCCGCCGGTATGAACGCGGAAATCGAAGTCCTCGAATGGGCAAGCCAGCTCGACCGCTTCAACAGCGGCAAATACCAGATCATGGCGTTCAATTATTCCAACCGTAGCGATCCGGCGCTCGCCTATCAGACGGTCGTCGGCTCGAAAGCCAAGAAGCCAAACACCGTCTGGGACGATCCTGAGGTGAGCACGCTCGTCAACCAGGCGCTGCAGGAAACGGACCAGGCAAGACGTCAGGCGATCTTCGATGATCTGCATGCCCGTTTTCTGGCACAGGCGCCGCTGGTCATGCTGGCCAATGGTCTCGACGTCGGCGTGTCCGGCCCGAAGGTGAAGGGCTATCGCACCTGGCAGGGCTTCGCCCGCTTCTGGGGCGTTGAAAAAAGCCAGTGA
- a CDS encoding serine hydrolase, translating to MKMTGITRDLPRATPGSRGTDPAILLAMLDEIKCHDLELHSLLVWQDGALITSAYWAPYSANRPHMMHSVTKSFTSMAVGLAVSDGLLSVDDDVLQFFPDYAGPVDANLRMMKVRHLLTMTSGHGRGISGGSWRRVLSSWVEDFLRQPTPYRPGEVFVYDSAASYMLSAIVQQVTGRMIADYLSERIFRPMGMSGSMRWDTGTDGVNTGGNGLSCTSEDMLKLGILHLQGGEWQGRQLLPRPWVKAATGMQIRDVVLGVFTGDHYLGPNELIDGHTVSRREGYGYQWWRGPHDSFSANGLFGQYCIVLPQENAVVAFTGGLEDSDRRVHRLIYDVLRPALGKGAGTLESQGKLEARLAGLRLERLMDSHFSSERVPCGTWIMEPNDQGVESISLVAGDHELSIILRDAEGDHALRVGCGLYIETVTTMPGARLHHSYQPAEGLRVLASARLLKNDAAATVLEMDWIFVETAFRDTVRMRFADGSMTFARQVNVNSSELEWPDMTGRLLTQAVRNKQHG from the coding sequence ATGAAAATGACAGGAATAACGAGGGACCTGCCACGTGCCACACCCGGTTCACGCGGCACGGATCCGGCAATTTTGCTCGCCATGCTGGATGAGATCAAATGTCATGATCTTGAATTGCATAGCCTGCTTGTGTGGCAGGACGGCGCGCTGATCACCAGCGCCTACTGGGCGCCCTATTCGGCCAACCGCCCGCATATGATGCATTCCGTGACAAAGAGTTTCACCTCCATGGCCGTCGGTCTGGCGGTGTCGGATGGTCTGCTTTCGGTCGATGATGATGTGCTGCAATTCTTTCCGGATTACGCCGGACCGGTCGACGCAAACTTACGCATGATGAAAGTGCGGCACCTGCTGACCATGACCAGTGGCCATGGGCGCGGCATATCCGGCGGCTCCTGGCGGCGGGTGCTTTCAAGCTGGGTCGAGGATTTTCTGCGGCAGCCGACACCTTATAGGCCAGGCGAAGTCTTCGTCTATGACAGTGCCGCGAGTTACATGCTGTCTGCCATCGTACAGCAGGTCACCGGGCGCATGATTGCCGACTACCTCTCAGAGCGGATATTCCGTCCGATGGGTATGTCTGGCTCTATGAGATGGGACACCGGCACGGACGGCGTCAACACGGGCGGCAACGGTCTCAGCTGCACCAGTGAGGACATGCTGAAACTTGGCATATTGCATCTGCAGGGCGGGGAGTGGCAGGGTCGCCAGCTTCTGCCGCGTCCGTGGGTGAAAGCGGCAACCGGCATGCAGATCCGGGATGTGGTGCTGGGTGTGTTTACTGGAGACCATTATCTGGGGCCGAACGAGCTCATCGATGGCCACACGGTCAGCCGGCGTGAAGGCTACGGCTATCAATGGTGGCGTGGTCCCCATGACAGCTTTTCCGCCAATGGGCTGTTCGGCCAGTATTGTATCGTCCTTCCGCAAGAGAATGCCGTGGTGGCCTTCACCGGCGGGCTGGAAGACAGTGACCGGCGCGTCCATCGGCTCATCTATGACGTGCTGCGTCCAGCACTGGGAAAAGGGGCCGGTACCCTCGAGAGCCAGGGAAAGCTGGAGGCGCGTCTGGCTGGCTTGCGGCTTGAGCGTTTGATGGATAGCCACTTTTCTTCGGAAAGAGTGCCATGTGGCACATGGATCATGGAGCCAAACGACCAAGGCGTCGAAAGCATCTCGCTTGTGGCCGGCGATCACGAGCTGAGCATCATTCTTCGCGACGCTGAGGGTGACCATGCATTGCGCGTCGGATGCGGCTTGTACATTGAAACAGTCACCACTATGCCCGGAGCCAGGCTGCACCATTCCTACCAGCCAGCCGAGGGACTGCGCGTCTTGGCCTCGGCCCGTCTCCTCAAAAATGACGCGGCGGCTACGGTGCTGGAAATGGACTGGATCTTCGTCGAGACGGCGTTTCGGGATACCGTGCGCATGCGCTTCGCCGATGGTTCGATGACCTTTGCAAGGCAGGTGAATGTGAACTCTTCCGAGCTTGAATGGCCTGACATGACCGGCCGGCTGCTGACCCAGGCTGTGAGGAACAAGCAGCATGGCTGA
- a CDS encoding ABC transporter permease codes for MLKFALGRLVSAIPTLFIVSVAVFGLIRLIPGDPASLMLGDLADADALAAARRSMGLDQPVPLQFVIWLGNVLQGDLGHSVLNGQPVLDLVLQCFATSAWMVLIAVGLSVLIAVPLGMAAAWKQNGGLDLAIVAMSTLLLSIPTFWLGLMILLGFGLKLGWLPVLGYVSVTRDPVAGLIYLIMPVATLVLHEVGIIVRMARASTLDVLRLDYITHARAKGLSESAVLLHHAARNAFGPTWTLIGLILGNLLGGVAVVETVFTIPGLGRLIVDSIYARDYAVVQGCLLFVAVTYLLVNLLVDLLYPLFDPRVTAE; via the coding sequence ATGCTGAAATTTGCTCTGGGCCGGTTAGTATCGGCGATCCCGACCCTGTTCATCGTCTCGGTGGCGGTGTTCGGCCTCATCCGCCTGATACCCGGCGACCCCGCCAGTCTGATGCTCGGCGATCTCGCTGATGCAGACGCGCTGGCAGCCGCGCGCAGGTCTATGGGACTGGATCAACCCGTGCCGCTGCAATTTGTCATCTGGCTCGGCAATGTCCTGCAGGGAGATCTCGGCCACTCGGTGCTGAATGGCCAGCCGGTGCTTGACCTTGTGCTGCAGTGCTTTGCGACCAGCGCCTGGATGGTGCTGATTGCGGTCGGCCTGTCTGTCCTCATTGCCGTGCCGCTCGGCATGGCGGCGGCCTGGAAACAGAATGGCGGCCTCGATCTTGCGATCGTCGCCATGTCGACATTGCTGCTTTCGATCCCGACCTTCTGGCTGGGATTGATGATCCTTCTCGGTTTCGGTCTCAAGCTCGGCTGGCTACCGGTACTGGGTTATGTGTCGGTGACCAGGGACCCGGTCGCAGGACTGATCTATCTGATCATGCCGGTCGCAACCCTCGTCCTGCATGAGGTAGGCATTATCGTGCGTATGGCTCGCGCATCCACGCTTGATGTTCTGCGGCTGGATTATATCACCCATGCCCGCGCCAAAGGGTTAAGTGAGTCAGCTGTTCTCCTGCACCATGCGGCACGCAACGCGTTCGGCCCGACCTGGACACTGATAGGTCTTATTCTGGGCAACCTTCTCGGTGGCGTTGCCGTGGTGGAAACCGTCTTCACCATTCCAGGTCTCGGACGACTGATCGTCGATTCCATCTATGCCCGTGATTACGCGGTCGTGCAGGGCTGCCTGCTGTTCGTCGCCGTTACCTATCTGCTCGTCAATCTGCTGGTTGACCTGCTCTATCCCCTATTCGATCCGCGAGTGACCGCAGAATGA
- a CDS encoding ABC transporter permease, with product MKRHQRNRILGGALLACFFAAALAGRIWTPFDPMRINLRAKLQAPDATHWLGTDEFGRDVLSRLMTAAGTSVSISLVTVCIAVLAGVSFGVLAGYARGWTDRVIMAFNDALLAFPSMLLALALLSITGANMYGIIVALGIAYTPSMVRVVRGSVLSLREREFIEASRIMGNSAAYTMFRHIVPNCLGPVIVLATSMFGSVLLTESALSFLGLGVPPPAPTWGNMLASGRPHIAEAVWLGIFPGLCISLSLLGINLFGDAIRDRFDPRMRGL from the coding sequence ATGAAACGCCATCAACGAAACCGTATCCTCGGCGGCGCGCTTCTCGCCTGTTTTTTCGCGGCAGCACTTGCTGGGCGCATCTGGACGCCCTTCGATCCGATGCGCATCAATCTGCGCGCCAAGTTGCAGGCACCGGACGCGACCCACTGGCTCGGCACCGATGAATTCGGTCGCGACGTCTTGTCCCGATTAATGACGGCTGCGGGAACCAGCGTGTCCATCAGCCTCGTGACCGTCTGCATTGCAGTCTTGGCCGGCGTATCCTTCGGCGTTCTCGCGGGCTATGCCCGTGGCTGGACAGACCGCGTCATCATGGCGTTCAACGATGCGCTTCTGGCATTTCCCAGCATGCTGCTGGCGCTTGCTTTGCTGTCGATCACCGGCGCCAATATGTACGGGATCATTGTTGCGCTCGGCATTGCCTATACCCCATCCATGGTGCGGGTCGTGCGGGGATCGGTACTTTCGCTGCGGGAACGGGAGTTCATAGAAGCGTCGCGCATCATGGGCAATTCCGCCGCCTATACAATGTTCCGCCACATCGTCCCCAACTGCCTCGGTCCGGTGATCGTGCTGGCAACCTCCATGTTCGGTTCAGTCCTGCTGACCGAGAGTGCGCTGAGCTTTCTGGGTCTGGGCGTGCCGCCACCGGCGCCGACCTGGGGCAATATGCTGGCCAGCGGCCGTCCTCACATTGCGGAAGCCGTATGGCTCGGCATCTTCCCTGGCCTGTGCATTTCCCTGTCTCTGCTCGGCATCAACCTGTTCGGCGATGCTATCCGCGATCGTTTCGACCCCCGCATGAGAGGATTGTAA
- a CDS encoding ABC transporter ATP-binding protein yields MGEPLIQVENLSLSVNGVDDHRIVREVSFSVGAGEIVGIVGESGSGKTMVARSLMGLQPPAIALTGGDIRFEGRSVPAMKDKDIRALRGSRLGMVFQEPMTSLNPSMTIGKQLEEPLKLHTRLDAAARRVRILEILRRVGIHDPEGALLAYPHHFSGGMRQRMMLASAMLLRPSLLIADEPTTALDALVQREVLELMLEMVRSENTALLMISHDLPMVARYCDRIIVMRQGEIVEQGPVTEIISNPRHDYTRELLQSMPVRGPLREIDPQAKPVIEVCGIEVTYRSRSGLLAPPKIKKALHGVDLAVRPGEIVALVGASGSGKTTLGRCIAGLVPASAGRILFAGEEVKPNSPTWRDYRLNCQMIFQDPFGSLDPRMKIRDIVAEALRHDGQSNREEKLRRTHAILEEVGLDGRYLDRFPHELSGGQRQRVAIARAVVGRPKFVIADEAVSALDVTVRARVLELLAGLQKRYGFSCLFISHDLGVVEQLADRVVVMCDGAIVEQGNRDEIFDAPQSAYTRALLSAIPTLTRTETGVSLNWRFSEMEKQQADALQ; encoded by the coding sequence ATGGGCGAGCCTCTTATTCAGGTCGAGAACCTCAGCCTTTCCGTGAACGGCGTCGATGATCACCGTATCGTCCGCGAGGTTTCCTTCAGCGTGGGCGCAGGTGAGATCGTCGGCATCGTCGGGGAAAGCGGTTCAGGAAAGACCATGGTGGCCCGAAGCCTCATGGGTCTCCAACCACCGGCCATCGCTCTGACCGGCGGCGATATCCGCTTTGAAGGCCGCTCGGTGCCGGCCATGAAAGACAAGGACATCCGCGCATTGCGTGGTTCCCGGCTGGGCATGGTCTTTCAGGAGCCGATGACTTCCCTCAATCCGTCGATGACCATCGGCAAACAGCTCGAGGAGCCGCTGAAGTTGCATACGCGGCTGGACGCTGCGGCACGACGCGTCCGGATCCTCGAAATTCTGCGGCGGGTTGGCATTCACGATCCCGAGGGTGCCTTGCTTGCCTATCCGCATCATTTCTCCGGCGGCATGCGCCAACGCATGATGCTGGCCTCCGCAATGCTGTTGCGACCATCCTTGCTGATTGCCGATGAGCCGACCACCGCCCTGGATGCTCTGGTGCAGCGTGAGGTGCTGGAACTGATGCTGGAAATGGTGCGCAGCGAAAACACCGCGCTGCTGATGATCAGTCACGACCTGCCGATGGTTGCGCGCTATTGCGACCGCATCATCGTCATGCGCCAGGGCGAGATTGTCGAGCAGGGGCCGGTCACGGAAATTATTTCGAACCCGCGCCACGATTACACACGCGAGCTGTTGCAATCCATGCCGGTGCGCGGGCCGCTCAGGGAGATCGATCCGCAAGCGAAGCCGGTCATCGAAGTGTGCGGCATCGAGGTGACCTACAGGTCACGCTCAGGTCTTCTCGCGCCGCCAAAGATCAAGAAGGCTTTGCATGGTGTGGACCTTGCGGTGCGGCCGGGTGAGATCGTCGCACTGGTCGGTGCGTCCGGTTCCGGCAAGACCACGCTTGGGCGATGTATCGCCGGACTGGTTCCTGCTTCTGCCGGCCGCATTCTCTTTGCCGGCGAAGAGGTGAAGCCGAACTCGCCGACATGGCGCGACTACCGCCTGAATTGCCAGATGATCTTTCAGGACCCGTTTGGATCACTGGATCCGCGCATGAAGATACGCGATATCGTGGCGGAGGCCTTGCGGCATGACGGCCAGTCGAACCGCGAAGAGAAGCTGCGCCGTACGCATGCCATTCTGGAAGAGGTGGGGCTCGACGGGCGTTATCTCGATCGGTTTCCCCATGAGCTTTCCGGCGGCCAGCGTCAGCGTGTCGCGATTGCGCGCGCCGTTGTCGGGCGGCCCAAATTTGTCATCGCCGACGAGGCGGTGTCGGCGCTGGATGTCACCGTGCGGGCCAGAGTGCTGGAACTTCTCGCCGGTCTGCAGAAACGATACGGTTTTTCATGCCTGTTCATCAGCCATGATCTGGGCGTGGTCGAGCAACTTGCCGACCGGGTGGTGGTGATGTGCGATGGCGCCATCGTCGAGCAAGGCAACCGCGACGAGATCTTCGATGCCCCTCAATCAGCGTACACACGCGCGCTGCTTTCGGCCATTCCAACGCTGACCCGCACTGAGACCGGCGTTTCGCTGAACTGGCGGTTCTCGGAGATGGAAAAACAGCAGGCGGACGCATTGCAATGA
- a CDS encoding creatininase family protein has product MADVEQVAISRMTHEMFAERMKRPAVILIPLASQEEQGPHAPMGDFMLTERLAEMSARRGAGLMAPVLPFGHAEFFRGIAGGIQLRAATFTAVLEDILTSFLDHGHERLLIFNGHTTNAPLIDQVCRKLRLEKGVLIPALNIWQSLPESLWNRLYADGAARVRGHGGEPMTSVYMHLFPDLVREGAMRDPAPRGTVFGLPIGGVSATRFEGLPVQIPLDCTEVDPSGMLGGLASLASAEKGEVIVDHIVSHTARLMRHLAGFDPRHAVQPFGAADEEPSQGDRHD; this is encoded by the coding sequence ATGGCTGACGTCGAACAAGTTGCGATATCCCGGATGACGCATGAGATGTTCGCGGAGCGTATGAAGCGCCCCGCGGTCATTCTGATCCCGCTTGCCTCGCAAGAAGAGCAGGGACCGCATGCGCCAATGGGTGATTTCATGCTGACCGAAAGGCTTGCGGAAATGAGCGCCCGTCGCGGCGCCGGGCTGATGGCGCCTGTGCTGCCCTTTGGTCATGCCGAATTCTTCCGTGGCATTGCTGGTGGCATACAATTGCGTGCCGCCACTTTCACCGCGGTTCTCGAGGATATCCTGACCTCCTTCCTCGATCACGGCCATGAGCGGCTGCTGATTTTCAACGGACACACGACGAATGCGCCGCTGATCGATCAGGTCTGCCGCAAACTGCGCCTTGAAAAAGGTGTGCTGATACCGGCGCTGAACATCTGGCAGAGCCTGCCGGAGAGCCTGTGGAACAGGCTTTATGCCGATGGCGCTGCGCGTGTACGCGGTCATGGCGGCGAGCCAATGACCTCGGTCTATATGCATCTCTTTCCTGACCTCGTTCGAGAGGGGGCGATGCGCGACCCCGCGCCGCGCGGCACCGTCTTCGGCTTGCCGATTGGCGGCGTCTCGGCCACGCGTTTCGAAGGGTTGCCGGTTCAGATACCGCTTGATTGCACGGAGGTCGATCCGTCCGGAATGCTTGGCGGACTCGCCTCGCTGGCAAGCGCGGAAAAGGGCGAAGTGATCGTAGATCATATCGTCAGCCATACGGCGCGGTTGATGCGCCATCTCGCAGGCTTCGACCCGAGACATGCCGTTCAACCTTTCGGCGCCGCTGACGAAGAGCCCTCGCAAGGAGACAGACATGACTGA
- a CDS encoding N-formylglutamate amidohydrolase, producing the protein MTPLYAQLQDVTLDGVLSVIAPRAPLVPMVFDSPHSGLEMPQAFHPAVSAERVRVAADTHVDDLFQSACDVGAPLLRAHFPRSFLDVNRSLLDMDIALLDGDWPHPLRESATAKRGMGLMWRYAWGDEPMYAAPMRVAEAEARIATYWQPYHEHLAGLLNAVYSRFGRVYHINCHSMTAVGHAISSDPAGTVRADICLGDLHGGSAAREFVSLITETLEAEGLVVALNKPFRGAELVAAYSNPALQRHSVQFEINRKLYMDETTRERNGGYDALKNTLARMNRVLADYASQQSSKKL; encoded by the coding sequence ATGACTCCCCTCTATGCCCAGTTGCAAGACGTGACGCTGGACGGCGTGCTTTCGGTGATTGCGCCACGCGCCCCTCTCGTCCCCATGGTGTTCGACAGTCCCCATAGTGGCCTGGAAATGCCGCAGGCTTTCCATCCTGCCGTTTCCGCGGAACGGGTAAGAGTAGCCGCGGACACCCATGTCGATGACCTGTTTCAATCGGCTTGCGATGTCGGCGCGCCACTGCTCAGGGCGCATTTTCCCCGCAGTTTCCTGGATGTGAACCGGTCCTTGCTCGATATGGACATCGCGCTTCTGGACGGCGACTGGCCCCATCCGCTGCGTGAAAGCGCGACGGCAAAGCGTGGCATGGGTTTGATGTGGCGATATGCCTGGGGCGACGAGCCAATGTATGCCGCGCCAATGCGTGTGGCTGAGGCTGAAGCCAGAATAGCCACCTACTGGCAGCCCTATCATGAACATCTGGCCGGCTTGCTGAATGCCGTCTATAGCCGTTTCGGCCGTGTTTATCATATCAATTGCCATTCCATGACGGCCGTCGGTCATGCGATCTCGTCCGATCCTGCGGGAACGGTGAGGGCGGATATCTGCCTCGGTGATCTGCATGGCGGCTCAGCCGCACGCGAATTCGTTTCGCTGATCACCGAGACACTCGAAGCCGAGGGGCTTGTCGTTGCGCTCAACAAGCCTTTCCGTGGCGCGGAACTGGTCGCGGCCTATTCGAACCCGGCGCTTCAGCGCCACAGCGTGCAGTTCGAGATCAACCGCAAGCTCTACATGGATGAGACAACGCGGGAGCGTAACGGGGGTTACGACGCCTTGAAGAACACGCTTGCCCGTATGAACCGCGTGCTGGCCGATTATGCCAGCCAGCAATCGTCGAAGAAACTTTAG